The Anabaena sp. WA102 genome contains a region encoding:
- a CDS encoding DUF2887 domain-containing protein produces the protein MRRDTIFYKLFQQFPSLLFQLLR, from the coding sequence ATGCGTCGAGATACAATCTTTTACAAACTATTCCAACAATTTCCATCTTTATTGTTTCAATTACTAAGATGA
- a CDS encoding dienelactone hydrolase family protein, with protein sequence MTESAIQTTTIQIPQNNLQIAAYLAQPTAPGSYPGIVVLQEIFGVNAHIRDVTERIAKLGYVAIAPALFQRQAPGFETGYTPEDVEIGKKYAWSQTTASELLSDIQAAIDYLKTLPNVRPDGFGCIGFCFGGHVAYLAATLSDIKATASFYGAGITTRTPGGGNPSITRTSAIKGTIYTFFGEEDASIPPEQVDEITAELAKYHISHRLFRYDGSGHGFFCDRRASYNSKAAADAWEQVQQLFSQLVVCQPENDG encoded by the coding sequence ATGACAGAGTCAGCAATACAGACTACAACAATTCAAATTCCTCAAAACAATTTGCAAATAGCCGCCTATTTAGCTCAACCCACCGCGCCCGGTTCTTATCCGGGAATTGTCGTTCTCCAGGAGATTTTTGGGGTTAACGCGCATATTCGGGATGTCACCGAACGGATTGCTAAACTAGGATATGTGGCGATCGCTCCAGCCCTGTTTCAACGTCAAGCCCCTGGATTTGAAACTGGTTACACGCCCGAAGACGTGGAAATAGGCAAAAAATACGCTTGGTCACAAACCACAGCATCAGAACTTTTAAGCGATATTCAAGCAGCCATTGACTACTTAAAAACTTTACCCAATGTTAGACCAGATGGATTTGGTTGTATTGGCTTTTGTTTTGGTGGTCACGTCGCCTATCTAGCTGCAACACTCTCTGATATTAAAGCCACTGCTTCCTTTTACGGTGCGGGTATCACTACTCGTACTCCCGGAGGTGGAAATCCCAGTATTACCCGGACATCAGCAATTAAAGGCACTATCTACACCTTTTTTGGTGAGGAAGATGCGAGTATTCCTCCAGAACAAGTAGACGAGATTACCGCCGAACTTGCAAAATATCACATTTCTCATCGTCTGTTTCGTTACGATGGATCTGGTCATGGATTTTTTTGTGACCGTCGTGCCAGTTATAATTCTAAAGCTGCGGCAGATGCTTGGGAGCAAGTTCAACAACTTTTTAGCCAACTAGTAGTCTGTCAACCCGAAAATGACGGGTGA
- a CDS encoding helicase-related protein — protein MPRIFDNINDQLLPILKKSLQSANRADFCVGYFNLRGWKLIQEEIEQFTGGENNCCRLLIGMQKLPKDELQELLGLGISQKPIDRNKSFQLQKRIVQEFRQQLMIGKPNNADELGLKRLKSQLKSQKVVVKLYLRHPLHAKLYLVPQNHANLPAIGFLGSSNLTFSGLSAQGELNVDILDHDATNKLQTWFDERWEDNFCLDISEQLAKIIDESWATDKLIDPYYVYLKMAYHLSQEARDGLSQYQIPSDFQLFPFQAAAVKIAAHYVNRRGGVMIGDVVGLGKTLVGTAIAKIIEDELGISTLIICPKNLVSMWEKYREEYGLRGAVISISQVTKILPTIPARFRLVLIDESHNLRNRDGQRYAAIKEYIEQSGSRCILLTATPYNKSYFDLSAQLRLFVPESKYLGIKPEHLIRELGNEMEFKRKHPQTDMRTLAAFEKSEYFEDWQQLMNRYMIRRTRSFIKNNYADTDPLNGRKYLQFTDGTRSYFPVRIPKTAKFTINNDDNYGKLYSSEVVEIINSLSLPRYGLGNYTLDKYKQPPTATEQQILNGLSRAGRRLMGFCRTNLFKRLESSGIAFLESLERHILRNYVYLYALENKLDIPIGTQDAEFLDTCNNDEDADTVNSTALDFEIGDDENDEGDEISFASLTSKDTEYKRQAKAIYELYQSKYQKRFKWLDSRLFKSELKKDLREDALLLLKLLNNCGEWSYKLDQKFQTLQGLLTETHAYEKILIFTQFADTARYLQESLEKENIPQATLVTGKINDPTILAYRFSPESNKQNIPQEQQIRILIATDVLSEGQNLQDCRIIINYDLPWAIIRLIQRTGRVDRIGQKAAEIFCYSFLPAEGVEELINLRGRLGERLQENANVVGTDEAFFEDTLSYQEILDLYHEKSGILDEAEDGEVDLTSEAFQIWKNAIDADPDLEKIIKNLPNVIYSTREYQGTNLDPEGVLMYLRTADGTDALAWINREGESVTQSQMRILRMARCNRNTPPLEKHPQHHEIVSQGADLVLEQHKTTGGQLGSSKGARYRTYYRLDAYIKKTETPLFSSLFSLGEDWQTLKKAVEEIYLYPLKETTIVKLNRQLKSGISDEQLATMIISLRDNNSLCVIHPEDGQQEAQIICSLGLFPGQMTTEN, from the coding sequence ATGCCTCGGATTTTTGATAATATTAATGATCAACTATTACCTATACTCAAAAAAAGCCTCCAATCTGCAAATAGGGCTGATTTTTGTGTCGGTTATTTTAACTTGCGAGGATGGAAATTAATACAGGAAGAAATTGAACAATTTACCGGAGGAGAAAATAATTGTTGTCGCTTATTAATTGGAATGCAAAAACTTCCAAAAGATGAACTTCAGGAACTATTAGGTTTAGGAATATCCCAAAAACCCATAGATAGAAATAAATCTTTTCAATTGCAAAAACGCATAGTTCAGGAATTTCGACAACAGTTAATGATCGGAAAACCAAATAATGCTGATGAATTGGGTTTAAAAAGACTTAAATCACAATTAAAATCTCAAAAAGTAGTTGTGAAACTCTATTTACGTCATCCCCTCCACGCGAAACTATATTTAGTTCCTCAAAATCATGCAAATTTACCCGCAATCGGTTTTTTAGGAAGTAGTAATTTAACCTTTTCTGGTTTATCAGCACAGGGAGAATTAAATGTTGATATTTTAGATCATGATGCTACTAATAAATTACAAACTTGGTTTGATGAACGTTGGGAAGATAACTTTTGTTTAGATATTTCTGAACAATTAGCAAAAATTATAGATGAAAGTTGGGCAACGGACAAGTTAATTGATCCTTATTATGTGTATCTGAAAATGGCTTATCATCTATCGCAAGAAGCGCGAGATGGTTTAAGTCAATATCAAATACCTTCAGACTTTCAATTATTTCCTTTTCAAGCAGCAGCAGTGAAAATAGCCGCGCATTATGTTAACCGTCGTGGTGGTGTGATGATTGGGGATGTGGTAGGATTAGGAAAGACTTTAGTTGGGACAGCTATAGCGAAAATTATTGAAGATGAACTGGGAATTAGTACCCTCATTATTTGTCCTAAAAATCTCGTTTCTATGTGGGAAAAATATCGAGAAGAATATGGTTTAAGAGGTGCAGTAATTTCTATTAGTCAAGTCACGAAAATATTACCCACAATTCCCGCTCGTTTTCGCTTAGTCTTAATAGATGAAAGTCATAATTTAAGAAATCGAGATGGACAACGTTATGCAGCTATTAAAGAATATATAGAACAAAGCGGAAGTCGGTGTATTTTACTGACTGCAACTCCTTATAATAAAAGCTATTTTGACTTATCTGCACAGTTACGGTTATTCGTTCCTGAATCAAAATATTTAGGAATTAAACCCGAACATTTAATCAGGGAATTGGGGAATGAAATGGAGTTTAAACGCAAACATCCCCAAACCGATATGAGAACTTTAGCAGCATTTGAAAAAAGCGAATATTTTGAAGATTGGCAACAATTAATGAATCGTTATATGATTAGGAGAACTCGCAGTTTTATTAAAAATAATTATGCTGATACAGATCCTTTAAATGGACGTAAATATTTACAATTTACTGATGGTACTCGTTCTTATTTTCCTGTGCGGATTCCCAAAACTGCTAAATTTACGATTAATAATGATGATAATTATGGAAAATTATACTCTAGTGAAGTTGTCGAAATTATTAATTCTCTATCTTTACCCCGTTACGGTTTAGGAAATTACACTTTAGATAAATATAAACAACCTCCCACAGCAACAGAACAACAGATTTTAAATGGTTTATCTCGTGCGGGAAGACGGTTAATGGGTTTTTGTCGCACGAATTTATTTAAAAGATTAGAAAGTAGTGGTATTGCTTTTTTAGAATCTTTAGAACGGCACATTTTACGGAATTATGTTTATCTTTATGCTTTAGAAAATAAGTTAGATATTCCTATTGGTACACAGGATGCAGAATTTTTAGATACTTGTAATAATGATGAAGATGCTGATACGGTTAATTCTACAGCTTTAGATTTTGAAATAGGTGATGATGAAAATGATGAAGGTGATGAAATTAGTTTTGCAAGTTTAACCAGTAAAGATACGGAATATAAACGTCAAGCAAAAGCTATTTATGAACTTTATCAAAGCAAATATCAAAAACGGTTTAAATGGTTAGATTCTCGATTGTTCAAATCTGAATTAAAAAAAGATTTACGCGAAGATGCTTTATTGTTATTGAAGTTGTTAAATAATTGCGGAGAATGGAGTTATAAATTAGATCAAAAGTTTCAAACTTTGCAAGGGTTATTAACGGAAACTCATGCATATGAGAAAATATTGATTTTTACTCAATTTGCAGATACAGCGCGTTATTTACAAGAGTCTTTGGAAAAAGAGAATATTCCTCAAGCTACTTTAGTCACAGGAAAAATAAATGATCCGACAATATTAGCATATCGGTTTAGTCCAGAAAGTAATAAACAAAATATTCCCCAAGAACAACAAATTAGAATTTTAATTGCTACTGATGTTTTAAGTGAGGGTCAAAATTTACAAGATTGTCGGATTATTATTAATTATGATTTACCTTGGGCAATTATTCGCTTAATTCAAAGAACGGGAAGAGTGGATAGAATTGGACAAAAAGCGGCAGAAATTTTCTGTTATTCCTTTTTACCTGCGGAGGGAGTAGAGGAATTAATCAATCTGCGCGGAAGATTAGGGGAAAGATTACAAGAAAATGCTAATGTGGTGGGAACAGATGAGGCATTTTTTGAAGATACTCTTTCCTATCAAGAAATTCTTGATCTTTATCATGAAAAGTCTGGTATTTTAGATGAAGCAGAAGATGGAGAGGTTGATTTAACATCGGAAGCTTTTCAAATTTGGAAAAATGCCATAGATGCTGATCCTGATTTAGAGAAGATTATTAAAAATCTGCCTAATGTTATCTATTCTACCCGCGAATATCAAGGAACAAATTTAGATCCTGAAGGTGTATTAATGTATCTTCGCACTGCTGATGGTACAGATGCTTTAGCTTGGATAAATAGGGAAGGAGAAAGTGTAACTCAATCGCAAATGAGAATATTAAGAATGGCGAGATGTAACCGGAATACACCCCCTTTAGAAAAGCATCCCCAACATCATGAAATTGTCTCGCAAGGGGCTGATTTGGTATTAGAACAGCACAAAACGACTGGAGGACAATTAGGAAGCTCTAAAGGGGCAAGATATCGAACATATTATAGATTAGATGCTTATATTAAGAAGACAGAAACCCCATTATTTTCATCGTTATTTTCATTAGGTGAAGATTGGCAAACTTTGAAAAAGGCCGTTGAAGAAATCTATCTTTATCCATTAAAAGAAACGACGATTGTTAAACTTAATCGGCAGTTGAAAAGTGGGATTAGTGATGAACAATTAGCCACAATGATTATTTCTTTACGTGATAATAATTCTTTGTGTGTGATTCATCCTGAAGACGGACAACAGGAAGCGCAAATTATTTGTTCATTAGGGTTATTTCCGGGACAAATGACCACTGAAAACTGA
- a CDS encoding GntR family transcriptional regulator produces the protein MIQFRIQPDSEIPASNQLFNQIRFAIASGQYSPAYKLPSTRALAMQTGLHRNTISKVYRQLEEEGFVESLAGSGIYVRAQGHEGGSRSQSPMLKQNPQAYKVVQQALDELLGQGCSLNQSRELFLAEVDWRLRCSTRVLVVTPSQDIGAGELMVDELEESLQIPLQLVAMEQLIGVLDQTTSATLVTSRYFIGEVEAIAAPKAVRVIPLDIHDYGKEMTVVKSLPKSSCIGIVSLSPGILRATEVILHGLRGDEILVMTAQPKDAYKLHAIVKRSEIIFCTDQVSYATTQAAMQTVLEDLIRPPKLIRCENYIGTQSINLLKRELGLI, from the coding sequence ATGATTCAATTCCGTATTCAGCCAGATAGTGAAATTCCTGCATCTAATCAACTGTTTAATCAGATCAGATTTGCGATCGCCTCTGGGCAATATTCACCCGCATATAAACTACCCAGTACCAGGGCTTTAGCCATGCAAACTGGATTACATCGCAACACCATCAGTAAAGTTTACCGCCAATTGGAGGAAGAAGGATTTGTCGAAAGTTTAGCAGGTTCAGGCATCTATGTCCGCGCTCAAGGTCATGAAGGCGGAAGCAGATCCCAGTCTCCCATGCTCAAACAAAATCCTCAAGCCTATAAGGTGGTGCAACAAGCCCTAGATGAGTTACTGGGTCAAGGTTGTTCTCTCAATCAATCACGAGAACTATTTTTAGCAGAAGTTGACTGGCGCTTGCGTTGTAGTACCAGAGTATTAGTGGTGACACCATCTCAAGATATTGGGGCTGGGGAATTAATGGTTGATGAGTTAGAAGAATCCCTGCAAATCCCCCTCCAGCTAGTCGCAATGGAACAACTGATTGGAGTATTAGACCAAACCACTTCAGCCACATTAGTCACCAGTCGTTATTTTATCGGAGAAGTGGAAGCGATCGCTGCACCCAAAGCAGTTCGCGTGATTCCCCTAGATATTCACGACTACGGCAAAGAAATGACTGTCGTGAAAAGCCTACCCAAATCCAGTTGTATTGGTATAGTTAGCCTCAGTCCTGGTATTCTCAGAGCCACAGAAGTCATTCTCCACGGTTTACGAGGAGACGAAATATTAGTCATGACTGCTCAACCAAAGGATGCTTATAAACTACACGCGATCGTTAAACGCTCAGAAATAATCTTTTGTACAGATCAAGTCAGCTATGCCACAACCCAAGCAGCTATGCAAACAGTCTTAGAAGACCTCATCCGTCCACCCAAACTGATTCGCTGTGAAAACTACATCGGCACACAGTCCATCAACTTACTAAAACGCGAACTGGGATTAATTTAA